One part of the Arabidopsis thaliana chromosome 1 sequence genome encodes these proteins:
- a CDS encoding early-responsive to dehydration protein-related / ERD protein-like protein (early-responsive to dehydration protein-related / ERD protein-related; BEST Arabidopsis thaliana protein match is: Major facilitator superfamily protein (TAIR:AT1G08930.2); Has 9 Blast hits to 9 proteins in 2 species: Archae - 0; Bacteria - 0; Metazoa - 0; Fungi - 0; Plants - 9; Viruses - 0; Other Eukaryotes - 0 (source: NCBI BLink).), with protein sequence MERQKSMEASLLRKSLSIRERKHPNEDGYPESTSEVTKQPNLFFVLIGSVQTLLFSVFTLICFLAQVVVLSVEKRKNTSTSFSFFDSLAELELCFDLISDLGAVDGGAVELLLIATTTNHK encoded by the exons atggagagACAAAAGAGCATGGAAGCCAGTTTACTCAGGAAGAGTCTCAGCATAAGAGAAAGGAAACACCCAAATGAAGATGGTTACCCTGAATCCA CTTCGGAGGTCACCAAACAACCAAATCTGTTCTTTGTGTTGATTGGATCCGTACAGACGCTCCTCTTCTCTGTCTTCActctgatttgttttcttgcacAGGTGGTGGTCTTGTCTgttgagaagaggaagaacactT CGAcgtcgttttctttctttgactCTTTAGCTGAACTTGAGCTCTGCTTCGATCTCATTTCAGATCTTGGAGCTGTTGATGGCGGAGCAGTGGAGCTCTTGCTAATAGCTACTACAACTAACCATAAgtga